The Cellulophaga lytica DSM 7489 nucleotide sequence GTTGTTATTAGCCGTTTTTATTGACCTTTTACCCTATTTAAGCTTAATTTTTAAACTAAAAAGTTAGGTGTTTATTTAGGTTGATATAAAAAAAGCCTTAGCTATAAACTAAGGCTTTTATAAATTTTAAATGTGTAGTCTTATTTTGCTAGTCTATCTCTAACATATTCAATTTTTGTTTTCCCGTGAGGTTTTGGTTTTCCGTTTTCATCTAAATTTACCATAATAATATTGTCTACTGTCAATATTGTTTCTCTAGTCATTTTATTACGTACCTCGCAATTTAATGTTAATGATGAAACACCAAACTTTATAACTTCTATTCCTATTTCTACAATGTCTCCCTCTTTAGCAGAGCTCATAAAATTAATTTCAGACATGTATTTGGTAACCACTTTTTTGTTTTCTAATTGTATAATTGTATACAAAGCAGCTTCTTCATCTACCCACGCCAATACTTTACCTCCAAAAAGTG carries:
- a CDS encoding acyl-CoA thioesterase yields the protein MRFHSRKWVKPGDLNANKTLFGGKVLAWVDEEAALYTIIQLENKKVVTKYMSEINFMSSAKEGDIVEIGIEVIKFGVSSLTLNCEVRNKMTRETILTVDNIIMVNLDENGKPKPHGKTKIEYVRDRLAK